One segment of Halostella litorea DNA contains the following:
- a CDS encoding tyrosine-type recombinase/integrase — MRQQTREKALTEREFERLLIGAMRMDDTQRSMETRAMLLIGGRMGLRPGEVTHIDASWVNRRREMLSIPSHDSCKKGRNGGPCGYCTQAAKQQLDHDADKDLETVLDEYWNPKTEAAVRDVPFGWDQRIAVAIEWLIDTYGGWPHSFSTLQRRLETALELADGLDESDTTLHGLRATAASYHAGRGLDAGPLQSMFGWRDLSTARNYIAVDGQMTARALGEVHG, encoded by the coding sequence ATGAGACAGCAAACCCGCGAGAAGGCGCTGACCGAACGGGAGTTCGAACGCCTGCTTATCGGCGCGATGCGGATGGACGACACCCAGCGAAGCATGGAGACGCGGGCCATGCTACTCATCGGGGGCCGGATGGGCCTCCGCCCCGGCGAGGTGACGCACATTGACGCGTCGTGGGTCAACCGCCGGCGGGAGATGCTGTCGATCCCCAGCCACGACTCGTGCAAGAAGGGCCGCAACGGCGGTCCCTGCGGCTACTGCACACAGGCCGCCAAGCAGCAACTCGACCACGACGCCGACAAGGACCTCGAAACGGTCCTCGACGAGTACTGGAACCCGAAGACCGAGGCCGCTGTCCGGGACGTGCCGTTCGGCTGGGACCAGCGGATCGCGGTCGCCATCGAGTGGTTGATCGACACGTACGGCGGCTGGCCACACTCGTTCTCGACGCTTCAGCGCCGGCTCGAAACGGCACTGGAGTTAGCCGACGGACTCGACGAGAGCGATACGACGCTACACGGCCTTCGCGCGACCGCGGCGTCGTATCACGCTGGTCGCGGCCTCGATGCGGGGCCGCTCCAGTCGATGTTCGGCTGGCGGGACCTCTCGACGGCGCGTAATTACATCGCCGTCGACGGCCAGATGACTGCCCGGGCGCTCGGGGAGGTGCATGGATAA
- a CDS encoding phage N-6-adenine-methyltransferase, translated as MQFVEARSKNDVWQTPAELIDTLDAHVTIDLDPCPGRDTDHGAVNFRLPETDGLETPWGVRENTTAFVNPPFSEKIRWLQRAVGQYMVGNVDRVIFLTPDSTSPASWWHSYVATYFPVTWFETSRLDFVVPEGYPDLFDGYEDVTPGEQASGVSFNTALHFLGTDWPDSLFSELAERGDLVRRDWGWSL; from the coding sequence ATGCAGTTCGTCGAGGCCCGCTCCAAGAACGACGTGTGGCAGACGCCGGCGGAGCTGATCGACACGCTCGACGCCCATGTCACGATCGACCTCGACCCCTGCCCAGGCCGGGACACCGACCACGGCGCGGTCAACTTCCGGCTCCCGGAGACGGACGGCCTCGAAACGCCGTGGGGCGTTCGCGAGAACACGACGGCGTTCGTGAACCCGCCGTTCTCCGAGAAGATCCGCTGGCTCCAGCGCGCGGTCGGCCAGTACATGGTCGGGAACGTCGACCGGGTGATCTTCCTGACGCCGGACTCGACGTCTCCGGCGTCGTGGTGGCACAGCTACGTCGCGACGTACTTCCCGGTCACGTGGTTCGAGACCTCGCGCCTCGACTTCGTCGTTCCTGAGGGCTACCCGGACCTGTTCGACGGATACGAGGATGTCACGCCCGGCGAGCAGGCCTCCGGTGTGTCGTTCAACACGGCGCTGCACTTCCTCGGCACCGACTGGCCGGACTCGTTGTTCTCGGAGCTGGCCGAGCGCGGTGACCTCGTCCGCCGTGACTGGGGGTGGTCGCTGTGA
- a CDS encoding DNA adenine methylase, producing MQRNGTGRPDNHVSVFPYPGGKGREVDWILDRMPPHDTFVDVFGGSGAIIYNKPPSKNEVYNDANEDLVQFFRVLREREDDLIDWLRDVPYARSVYEEWVNAFFNGHRPEDPVERAGRFFALRYMQFAGDLSMVNGFKTRAKRSPARTFDNARERVHELADRFRDVIIECRDFERVLRTYDDGSVDVLFYCDPPYPGGEHYYPVEFAHADLADALVGLQSDWMVSYAELPDALVARLIGATRTTGEEFHVVHRDRRHRMCRGTSEATEHLVCNFDPATRAQFLEDGEQTTLLQAETGGNR from the coding sequence ATGCAGCGCAACGGTACTGGCCGCCCGGACAACCACGTCTCGGTGTTCCCGTATCCAGGCGGCAAGGGCCGCGAGGTCGACTGGATCCTCGACCGGATGCCACCCCACGACACGTTCGTCGACGTCTTCGGCGGAAGCGGCGCGATCATCTACAACAAGCCACCGTCCAAGAATGAGGTCTACAACGACGCGAACGAGGACCTCGTGCAGTTCTTCCGCGTCCTCCGGGAACGCGAGGACGACCTGATCGACTGGCTTCGGGACGTGCCCTACGCTCGGAGCGTGTACGAGGAGTGGGTCAACGCCTTCTTCAACGGCCACCGCCCGGAAGACCCAGTCGAGCGTGCTGGTCGGTTCTTCGCACTCCGATACATGCAGTTCGCCGGCGACCTGTCGATGGTCAACGGGTTCAAGACGCGGGCGAAACGGTCGCCGGCCCGGACGTTCGACAACGCTCGCGAGCGGGTTCACGAACTGGCAGACCGCTTCCGGGACGTGATCATCGAGTGCCGCGACTTCGAGCGTGTCCTCCGAACCTACGACGACGGGAGCGTCGACGTGCTGTTCTACTGCGACCCGCCGTACCCCGGTGGGGAGCACTACTACCCCGTCGAGTTCGCCCACGCCGACCTCGCGGACGCACTCGTCGGTCTGCAGAGCGACTGGATGGTCTCGTACGCGGAACTCCCCGATGCGCTCGTGGCCCGACTGATCGGTGCGACGCGAACGACTGGCGAGGAGTTCCACGTTGTCCACCGGGATCGACGCCACCGGATGTGCCGCGGGACGAGCGAGGCTACCGAACATCTGGTCTGTAACTTCGACCCGGCGACACGCGCGCAGTTCCTCGAGGATGGCGAACAGACGACGCTACTGCAAGCCGAGACGGGTGGGAATCGATGA
- a CDS encoding DNA cytosine methyltransferase — protein MSDAALTVVDLFAGAGGLSTGVARACENGNLDPSEDVELHAVNHWEPAIQTHEQNHPWAHHYHAKIEELHPPEVVEPGTVDLLCGGPSCTHYSTARGGKPVKEQKRASGWHVLDWVEKLRPEHVLLENVPEFRSWGPIIDGEPTRDGSIFERWVGMLEALGYSVLYDTEDDAYGTVLNAADYGDAQSRERLFVLASRSKRPTPPEPTHDDADPDKPDRRPAAEIIDWSDRGTSIWTRDLEHARVQPLSETTMGRIAEGIRRHCEDALQPFADALEGIGPDELERLRERVVPAEHAARVAQILDEPFLVRNQTPAVTTGSFVMGQHGNAIARDVTERPLSTVAAGGKIHHFNTDSVILRQQSGGVPATPDTPLPTVSKAGAIGMATADLGTLVQPRNGPRGGDHSNALYAPEDRPLHTVTARNHDGHLVTPTLIHYSHGGALRDIADPLPTVATEKGGAFALTAPYLTPMYNASGSQRPRTRSPDRPIMTVPASKSPSGLATPYLVEYYGNSDGPQPLDDPLPTVTSKDTFALVVPECYPWGLDVRYRMLQPRELKQAQGFPADYELAGDRKKDITAQIGNAVPVNLAASLVGHLLADDTPSLSNFDAGLSSDPDAEVPDYDEVVGDD, from the coding sequence GTGAGCGACGCCGCCCTCACCGTGGTCGACCTGTTCGCCGGCGCTGGTGGTCTCTCGACGGGCGTGGCCCGTGCCTGCGAGAACGGCAACCTCGACCCGTCGGAAGATGTCGAACTCCACGCGGTCAACCACTGGGAACCGGCCATCCAGACCCACGAGCAGAATCACCCGTGGGCGCACCACTACCACGCCAAGATCGAAGAACTGCACCCACCGGAGGTCGTCGAACCGGGAACGGTCGACCTCCTCTGTGGCGGGCCGTCCTGCACGCACTACTCGACGGCCCGCGGCGGCAAGCCCGTCAAGGAGCAAAAGCGGGCGTCGGGCTGGCACGTCCTCGACTGGGTCGAAAAACTGCGCCCTGAACACGTCCTGCTCGAAAACGTCCCAGAATTTCGCTCTTGGGGACCGATCATCGACGGCGAACCCACGCGTGACGGGTCGATCTTCGAGCGGTGGGTCGGCATGCTCGAAGCGCTGGGCTACTCCGTGCTGTACGACACCGAGGACGACGCGTACGGCACCGTCCTCAACGCCGCCGACTACGGCGACGCCCAGAGCCGGGAGCGCCTGTTCGTCCTGGCCTCGCGCTCCAAGCGCCCGACGCCCCCCGAACCGACCCACGACGACGCGGACCCGGACAAGCCGGACCGCCGCCCGGCCGCGGAGATCATCGACTGGTCGGACCGCGGGACGTCCATCTGGACGCGCGACCTCGAACACGCCCGTGTCCAGCCGCTCTCGGAAACTACGATGGGCCGGATCGCAGAGGGCATCCGCCGGCACTGCGAGGACGCGCTCCAGCCGTTCGCGGACGCACTGGAGGGCATCGGCCCGGACGAACTGGAGCGTCTGCGGGAGCGTGTGGTCCCGGCTGAGCACGCCGCCCGCGTCGCACAGATCCTCGACGAACCGTTCCTCGTCCGGAACCAGACTCCGGCGGTGACCACTGGCTCGTTCGTGATGGGCCAGCACGGCAACGCGATCGCCCGGGACGTAACTGAACGGCCGCTGTCGACGGTCGCTGCCGGTGGGAAGATCCATCACTTCAACACGGATTCGGTCATCCTCCGGCAGCAGTCGGGCGGCGTGCCGGCAACACCGGACACGCCGCTCCCGACGGTTTCGAAGGCCGGCGCGATCGGGATGGCGACGGCGGACCTGGGCACGCTCGTCCAACCGCGGAACGGGCCGCGTGGCGGCGACCATTCGAACGCGCTGTACGCCCCCGAGGACCGCCCGCTGCACACGGTCACAGCACGGAACCACGACGGCCATCTCGTCACGCCGACGCTGATCCACTACTCCCACGGCGGCGCGCTCCGGGACATCGCCGACCCGCTCCCGACCGTCGCGACCGAGAAGGGCGGGGCGTTCGCCCTGACCGCGCCGTACCTGACGCCGATGTACAATGCGTCCGGGAGCCAGCGCCCGCGGACGCGCTCACCCGACCGGCCGATCATGACGGTGCCGGCCTCCAAGAGTCCGAGCGGGCTCGCGACGCCGTATCTCGTCGAGTACTACGGCAACTCCGACGGTCCGCAGCCGCTCGACGACCCGCTGCCGACAGTCACGTCGAAGGACACGTTCGCCCTCGTCGTTCCGGAGTGCTACCCGTGGGGGCTCGACGTCCGCTACCGGATGCTCCAGCCGCGCGAACTCAAGCAGGCACAGGGGTTCCCTGCCGACTACGAGCTGGCCGGCGACCGCAAGAAGGACATCACGGCGCAGATCGGGAACGCCGTCCCGGTCAACCTCGCGGCGTCGCTCGTCGGCCATCTGCTCGCCGACGACACGCCGTCGCTGTCGAACTTCGACGCAGGGCTGTCGTCCGATCCCGACGCCGAGGTCCCCGACTACGACGAGGTGGTCGGCGATGACTGA